The Benincasa hispida cultivar B227 chromosome 9, ASM972705v1, whole genome shotgun sequence genome has a segment encoding these proteins:
- the LOC120086004 gene encoding extensin-like, with product MGKRNSSMASLAIAILASFLSLTLPSNANEYLYSSPPPPTPVYHYKSPPPPSPVYKSPPPPPPYKKPYHPPYHYKSPPPPPPVYKYKSPPPPPPYKKPYHPPHHHKYPPPPPPIYKYKSPPPPPYKKPYHPPTPIYKYKSPPPPVYKYKSPPPPPPYKKPYHPPTPIYKYKSPPPPVYKYKSPPPPPPYKKPYHPPTPIYKYKSPPPPPYKKPYHPPTPIYKYKSPPPPYKKPYHPPTPIYKYKSPPPPVYKYKSPPPPPPYKKPYHPPTPVYKYKSPPPPVYKYKSPPPPPPYKKPYHPPTPIYKYKSPPPPVYKYKSPPPPPPYKKPYHPPTPIYKYKSPPPPVYKYKSPPPPPPYKKPYHPPYHYKSPPPPPPVYKYKSPPPPPPYKKPYHPPYHYKSPPPPPIRPYHRPPTPVKPYHPPPVYHYKSPPPPPPVYIYASPPPPHY from the coding sequence ATGGGAAAAAGAAATTCCTCAATGGCCTCTTTGGCCATTGCTATTTTGGCATCATTTCTCTCTTTAACTTTGCCTTCCAATGCTAATGAGTATCTCTACTCTTCCCCTCCTCCTCCAACTCCGGTTTACCACTACAAGTCCCCCCCTCCTCCATCGCCTGTTTACAAGTCTCCTCCACCTCCTCCTCCCTACAAAAAACCTTATCACCCGCCATACCATTACAAATCACCACCACCACCTCCACCAGTGTACAAATACAAGTCTCCTCCACCACCTCCACCATACAAGAAACCGTATCACCCACCTCATCACCACAAGTATCCACCACCACCTCCGCCAATTTACAAATATAAGTCTCCTCCACCACCACCATACAAAAAGCCATACCACCCACCAACACCCATTTACAAGTACAAATCTCCTCCACCACCAGTCTACAAGTACAAATCTCCTCCACCACCACCACCTTACAAGAAGCCATACCACCCACCTACACCAATTTATAAGTACAAATCTCCACCACCACCAGTCTACAAGTACAAGTCACCCCCTCCGCCACCACCTTACAAGAAGCCATACCACCCACCAACACCCATTTACAAATACAAATCTCCTCCGCCACCACCATACAAGAAGCCATACCACCCACCAACCCCCATCTACAAATACAAATCTCCACCACCACCATACAAGAAGCCATACCATCCACCAACGCCCATTTACAAATACAAATCTCCACCACCACCCGTTTACAAATATAAATCACCACCTCCACCACCACCCTACAAGAAGCCATACCACCCACCCACACCAGTCTACAAGTACAAGTCTCCACCACCACCTGTCTACAAATATAAGTCACCACCTCCACCACCACCTTACAAGAAGCCATACCATCCACCTACACCCATTTACAAGTACAAATCTCCACCACCACCAGTTTACAAATACAAGTCTCCTCCTCCGCCACCACCCTACAAGAAGCCGTACCATCCACCAACACCCATCTATAAGTACAAATCTCCCCCACCCCCCGTATACAAATACAAGTCACCTCCTCCGCCACCACCCTACAAAAAACCATACCACCCACCGTACCACTACAAATCCCCACCGCCCCCACCACCCGTTTACAAATACAAGTCTCCTCCTCCACCACCACCCTATAAAAAACCATACCACCCACCATACCACTATAAGTCTCCACCACCACCCCCCATTAGACCCTACCACCGACCCCCAACTCCGGTGAAGCCATACCACCCACCTCCCGTCTACCATTACAAATCTCCGCCACCACCGCCACCAGTCTACATCTATGCATCACCCCCACCTCCTCACTACTAG